The following are encoded together in the Triticum dicoccoides isolate Atlit2015 ecotype Zavitan chromosome 6B, WEW_v2.0, whole genome shotgun sequence genome:
- the LOC119320791 gene encoding uncharacterized protein LOC119320791 codes for MSSRRRPRSPPPVPPLEDDNLLSEILLRLPPDPSSLPRASLVAKRWLGLVSDPSFSRRFRLHHRRNPPLLGFFEGSHFEPTMDPPNRVPEGHFSYEHTDDDGYGCFRPLGWRHGLQLIFHESESEKLVLVRDPFNGDKHRLPIPPGLDGEETPTSGAVFRAAGDIQHFHVVLVDTETNQHHTRAIARVYSSETGIWGNLMATPLPPMPSSSMDEHPTMIGIWFTIGVLVGHSIYWLLTDTSAETSMLDGILEFDLETQILAVIPVPTDIANNCISRFQVMRAEGGGLGILFLSNFSAQLWKMETDSNGVASWVLGRTIELDKLLPMNPKKKKRGPPLMIRGFAEYNNVLFIRTPAGFFTLQLESLEFKELFKSDIYYPFESVYAAGPSIGGGHDGAELLHNT; via the exons ATGAgtagccgccgccgcccacgcTCGCCGCCGCCGGTGCCGCCGCTGGAGGACGACAACCTGCTCTCTGAGATCCTCCTCCGACTCCCCCCAGATCCGTCCTCCCTCCCTCGCGCCTCCCTCGTCGCCAAGCGCTGGCTCGGCCTCGTCTCCGACCCCAGCTTCTCCCGCCGcttccgcctccaccaccgccgcaACCCTCCCCTCCTCGGTTTCTTCGAGGGCTCGCACTTCGAACCTACAATGGATCCGCCCAATCGTGTCCCGGAAGGTCACTTCTCCTACGAGCACACCGACGACGACGGCTACGGCTGCTTCAGACCCTTGGGATGGCGCCATGGCCTCCAACTCATCTTCCACGAATCGGAGTCGGAGAAGCTGGTCCTGGTGCGGGACCCCTTCAACGGCGACAAACACCGCCTACCCATTCCCCCGGGGTTGGATGGGGAGGAGACCCCGACCAGCGGGGCGGTGTTTCGCGCTGCCGGAGACATCCAACACTTCCACGTTGTCTTGGTAGACACAGAGACAAACCAACATCATACACGGGCAATTGCCCGCGTCTACTCATCGGAGACTGGCATATGGGGAAATCTCATGGCCACACCGCTTCCACCAATGCCTTCGAGTTCTATGGACGAACATCCCACCATGATTGGAATATGGTTTACCATCGGTGTGCTAGTTGGGCATTCCATTTATTGGTTGCTCACCGATACATCGGCAGAAACTAGCATGTTAGATGGTATCCTTGAGTTTGATTTGGAGACGCAGATTTTAGCTGTGATACCTGTGCCCACGGATATTGCCAATAATTGTATTAGCCGATTCCAGGTTATGCGGGCAGAAGGTGGTGGCCTTGGTATTCTCTTTCTATCAAATTTCAGTGCCCAATTATGGAAGATGGAGACTGATTCCAATGGTGTTGCTTCGTGGGTGCTGGGAAGAACTATTGAACTAGATAAGCTACTTCCCATGAatccaaagaagaagaagagagggcCACCCCTAATGATACGAGGGTTTGCTGAGTACAATAATGTGCTGTTCATACGGACACCTGCTGGCTTCTTCACTCTTCAGCTTGAGTCACTGGAGTTCAAGGAACTTTTCAAATCCGACATCTATTATCCATTTGAAAGTGTCTATGCTGCAG GCCCGAGCATTGGTGGTGGACATGATGGAGCTGAACTTTTGCATAATACGTAA